GTAACTGCAACATATTAAATGTACGACGTTTATAGGGCACATACTCAGCAGTACGCACACGTTAGATGATGTTAGTtaatctacattattaGCACCCATCTTTTTCAAAGACAACCCACTGCGTTGTGAAATACACTTATCCTTTATGTAGCTCCAGTTTTGTATAATAGCAACTGCTGTTATCGACACTAACACTATCACAATTGGTATTAGACCAGCCCACCAAGCCGACTTAGCTGCTGCCACGAATCCTGCCACTACTGCTATcaccagtactactccaAGTATACCCCAATCCCTACATCTATCTTTGCAGCACTCCTTCCACCCCTTCTGACTCTCCTTGTTCTTTGCCGCTTCATCACTAGTAGTACCTTCCACTAGCACTACCTCCTCATCAGGATCATCCCCTTGAGTCACTTTCTCTGCCATGGCCCATGTAGTACCGTGGTAGTGCCCAGTCACTTGGCTCAGTGAGTCCAGTCTAGTATGGGTCCAGcccagtggccatagggcACCTAGGGCTACCACTAGGACTGGACAGACCAACATGGTTACTATGGTAGTGATGGAGTGGTGGATTAGTGGTATAGTAGGTGTTGTTGTGGAGTGGTATCGTAGTAGTGGTATTCTGTGGTAAAGGATAGTATGGGTAGTGATATCTACGCTACTGCATTACTGCTATGGGATGACTATTATTGTATAGTGTCAGTAATATGTGAATACTACAAGTCTTTCTATGCACAGTAACGTTTAGACATCCACAGGGGACATTACAGTCCATATTGGGCTATCCAAAGTTGGGTCATCAAACCTATCAGGGTGGTAATAGTAGCACTCTCAGTACTATtattttgcgatatcagtaTCTTCTGTCATGATGTCATGACTCTCGGCACTGTCAGTAGCCTTGAGACCCTTTTTCTTTTGAAGGCTCCACTTCCATGTAAGTAGACCACatcggtatgcataccacaaTGTCGGTACCATCAGTAATATGGAGTAGCCCAGGAGGATATATTTTACAACATGATCTCCTTCGTGTTCGTCGCTTACATTAACAATCACTGCCACTATCAATACCAGCAGTAGAACTATTACCACTATCCCGAAGCACATGTAATCCTTGGGCCAATAGAATACATCTTTATATTGCAGGCAGTACCAAGTAATTCCCAAGAAAACTAGGTGGAGTGCTAGGAAAGGAAACGTCGTACTACTGAGTAGAACTCCACGATTACCACCCAGTATTGCCAATGTCAATAATGAGGCTGCCGCTAGCGCCGATGTCAACAGTGCAACCACTTCCAGTACAGTATAGGGTAATTTCAGTGttgtattccatataattGCCATGGTATAGCACTGGGTAATTGGTAGTGTCATTTTTTCAAGGTATCCAATAATCAGTGTCTCGGTCTGCCCTTCATTGACGACACCATGGTGATCACTAGCACGATACTTTGCCATTGAAACTGTTACTCCCAGTAATATCAGAATaactagtactaccactattGCACTACCATAGCAAATGTACTGACTTTTGCAACATGGTCTGCAGAATAGGTTACACTTCCAGCCACAATATAGGGTACCACCGAGTATAGCCAGTAATACGGCCGCAACTGCATAAATGGGATATGTCCATGTGGCGACGTAACTTTCACGATCCTGCCAATCAAGTTGACTCAGAAACCTCATTAtcagtgccactacctGCAGTATTACTAGTAGTATCAGTAGTGCCCAGTGGTACCAGGTCATTGGGGATACGAGGTACCCTGCCTTCttgcattgccatagacaTACTCCGAGCAGTACAGTAGATAGGGTAGTAGTAGTCGATACTGCTGGAATATTGTCTAATTCGGCTATCAGAGCCAATAAGAAACACAGTGCCTGGCAACACGTGGATAGCCATAGCAGTGCCAGTACTATAGTAGTACAACTAGTAGTGTCCATGATGCGATAGGAATCCAATGGGTGGTATTTAATAGCAGCGATTTACTTATGCTATcatgggattccatggtagCACTAGGGTGGTACTCAACGGAACCCAGTAGTGGTGAGGTTGTTACAGAGGCATGTGTGGGTCCAACTGAAGTATGTTACAGAAGCTTCTATGAAAGATCATTATAAGCAGATATTAACTACAGGGTGTGGGGGATTGGCTGTTTTGATTGGTAGACTCATATAATACTTCTCGGTAGCACTAGTTGGTACCGAAGTAGTAATCCGCAATATAGGGTAGCAACGTACTAGCACTATACATTTAGTGTGACGAGAATTACGTTATTAAGCTGCAAAAATGGAATATTTAACATTGTCTTAATATGAataccctaggcagtacttacctCCACTcccctgattcaacctctccaggtcatagcccatggcagccatgaatgagccgagatTAGTAGCCTCCTTACTCAGTTCACCCTGGCTCCACCTCGTCTCAGCGCCACTCCCATTTCcagttaggaaccccaaatggctgagtccactccagatgagacatactgaccctaggaaaatacgggccaggaggtggacaTCTGTAGTACGATTGCTAGAACTGCTACCATAACGTACCCTGGGCGGCTTGAACGGTGTTGACAGTACTAGCACTACCAGCCGATCCAGATCCTCCACCACCTACTTCACCATTAGTCCATATGACTAccagtgggtacttaccTGGTGTACCATTGACTAAGTCAGTCCATAGAGCCTTTTCCTTCTTGTAGGCTGACTGGTAACATTTAGTGGCAGCGCTgtcactggtaccacactgACTACACTCATGACAggtagtaccactaccaccggCACTACAACaggtaccaccaccaccactacatGTACACTTCTTTCCTATCCCATCTGttcccttaagacaacacCCATCCTGATCCTcttcctgccacccaacccacttctgtagaCCCTctgccaactggtctatcagtgcctttatgacctcggtgccaccGGCGCAGGTATCCCTAGCAGCACCAGTGCTGCCACCACTaaggagtcccaggtcAGTGAGCACTGGGTGTACTATGGACTGTTCCTCTGTTAGGAGTATGTCATCCCAGTTCCTCTTAGGGCTGGGACCAGGGGACTCCGGGGACCGGGCATCATAAAGGAGGTCCTTTACTGCTTTAGCGAGGAAACAGAGGCAGTCTGTATAGCAATGTGAGAGCTactgtggagtaccatTGACTTACGGGGGCCATATTCGGAATTTGCtggcgcctttggcgccGCTGGTTTCacattcttcttaccatccctaccagttaccctaaggacccagtcaatggcctccttcaggttggtgggagcctgGGTAAGGCTGTTGTAAGGGGTCCAGGTATTCTGAGACATTATGTATCACCCCTTGGTgagagagtgtccagtagCACGAgtagtcagtggtagtgaatatcagggtggaatcctagggTGGTAGAGCGCGCCTTAAGGACGGTACTTGACAGTAACCGTTACGGAGGCGCGCAATGTGAGTACAGggggattccaccactAGTGATAGTGTATCTGTATAATAATATGGATTATCCAGTATTGGTGGATTCCGTTAAGCAATTCAGCATTTCGCTATAACAATGGCTTCACCACCAAGGTACTacctggtggaatcccGTACTTCTACTGCGCGCCACTTTAAGGGttactgtcgcgccgaaggcgtcccTTCTAcacgggcgcgctcagtatatataggattccaccccgatagccaGAAGTCACTGcctcaccactgtgagtactactgagtactcctagaagcactgacaatggccgCCTCAAGCgctttcacgccgaaggcgtcccTGACAAaggctcccaccaacctgaaggaggccattgactgggtcctcagggtaactggtagggatggaAAGTCACTGGACGAGAAGAATGGTGGTACGTCACTGTAGACATTACTATCTTATGCGCGCCTTATATAATagagggcgccttcggcgcgatagtaaccgttacagtggcgcgcctTAGTGCTATGGAAATCATTattgtacagaatgtatatgtggcctggcggcggcagtgactgacctactgcagtcagtagaactggagtacaatggtaagtactcAGTAGAGTAGTAGTTCAGCACTATTATAGGATATCAAGGAGATACTAATGGCGCTGAAAAGAACAAAGGTGCCAATGCTGAGACAGTCAAAGGCCACCTCAATGGACTattctccctagtccagggactaggtggtaccgCAGTGGTACGGacatatatagaccagttggcacaggtactcagtgcactcgttgggtggagtaggatAAAGGAGTGTAGTAGTGGCATGTGTGGTGGCAAACCTCATAGCGGTGGTGGCACTGACTGCGAGTATCTAGAGGATGTACAAAAGAATACGCCATGTGACAagtgtgggtgtatgaaatgggtaGTGACTCATCCGGACAGGGAAGGAACACCACTGGGAAGGAgatgtacaaggtgtagtggTGATAAGAAGGAGTGTAAGTGTGATATTGGTGGTGATGCCAGCTGTAGTGCTGACCAGGAGTGCCAATGCGCTAaagcaggcaaatgctgcaagtgttgttgtaaggaGAAGTGTGGGAACTGTAAGAAGGAGTGTAGTTGTGATAAGGGAAGCAGCCATGTCAGTGATGAATACAATAAAGACAGCTACATGTCAGCATACCCTAGTAGAACGGTCTTTACGAGACAGTCATTCATCCATTCCGAGAGAATTGATGCCAAAACACGTTGGAACAATGTTACAAGTAGTCCTAATCGTCATCACTGTGCTCGTATCCTCCTGggctcagtatgtctcatctggagtggacttacttatatgtattggacaggcAAGTGGGCCGAGACTAGCCCCcggtggaacaaccacatcctAGATGGTAGTGGCCTAGATGACGGTAccctatcccaatggctacaggccctagggttcCCCCAGGCTATGTTGAACAACCATGGTCCTGGAAATAGACTTGATGAGGTTATTAACAGTGACTTTGTGCAGAAGTTTTTCATGGGATACGCGGATACTAGTAACAACAGTGGTAGCCATGGCCAGGACAAGGATGATAACACCTTTAGGAATCCAGCTGGATTGAATATTGGTGGTTTCATTCACGCTATAAACAAAGGTGCATTTGGTAAGACCAGCAATGTCTTTCCTAAGAACGGAAGCTCTAGTTCTTCGACTGGGACTGTACCTGACCAAAACAAGATCGGTGCCATAttcaagctctacattctatcatgtgcctacttcactgggttacagaaaaagACTCCGCCAAAGGCGGACAATCGGAATCCTAAGACAATCCGTGAAATCCTCTAttggcttagtgcattgccctatagtcaggcataCCCAGAGATACTGAAGCATGGTAAGAGTGCACTAGAGAAGGTATCCCCTAAAGATAAAAAGCTTTCATTTCACCAAGAAGGCCGTTGGGCTCCCATTacagttgatgaattcaacctgtttgcccacttccaagcagttactcagtactgcccactggtcctcataggtatccaaggAGGATTGCATAGCACTGACACGACTACTCCCGCCATCCACTCCCTCTATGCCAACACTGAATGCcacttcacctatcccactgtgtccatccaagcatacaaccaggtggtacactacattagggctctgttctaccaatTGTacttcctaaggaagcagtgtgcaGTGAAGGTGACTTGCggaggcaaatggcgtgaatgtaggtatggcCAGGGGGTAGTCTCCAAGGGGGtcattagctggatgtgcctggggtgtaaccccatggagcatgataggaaatgtAGGGTTGATAAGGTAAAGGGGGAATTGAAAATAGTGCCCAAGGGGAAAGATCCGAAGGATCTCCCAGGGGCCCTAAAGGAAGTACTTGAGAAAATTGGTgaggtagtggtacaattgggtaatgcccaggaggcattggaagaaAAGAAGACAGAGGGGATTAAGGGGGTGATAAGGACATTAGGGGCGGCTAAGGGGGCAGTAGATACGGCTAGGACGGAACTAGAGGCGGCGGTGAAGAAGGTTGGGCTGGAAGATAAACTAAAGGAGGCTAAGGATGCACTAAACAAGCTGAcgagtggtggtggtggaaTACTAGAGAAGTTACTGAATGAGGGACTAGGGAAGGCCGAGAAAGATGGAAAAGAGGTTGATCCCGGTAAGAATGCAGTGAGTGCTGCTATCCATGATATACGGAAAGTAGTAGACGCATTGAAGAAGGGAGTCGAGGCGCTGAAATCGAAGGAGGTGGAAGATGCCAAGTTTGCGATTGGTGACATTGTTGGTTCAGGTGTGGCTGATACAGAACTGGAAAATATCCTTCAACAAGGACTATCCCACGAGTACACCACACTCCTCCAGGCCATCAAAAAGCTCATCTCCATTTGCAACACCGCAAAGTGCAGTGCATGTAAAGATCACGCCAACAAGTGCGGCCAACAAGGAGAGAAGAAGACCTGCGacaaatgccaccaacaatacatggacggcttcccctcccccctccaggcattcctcgaggatagGTTGCCAGGCTTTAGTTGTCAAGAGGTGGTGAACGATGAGAAGGAAGACCCAAATTACCCACCCGCCGCATCCCACTTGGGACACTGTGGTGGTTccggccagtgctgcccactgccaatgggtttcagAGGGCATTTCCACAAGGGCAGCATCAGTGATATGACTGGCCATCAccatcaccttgatagcctataggacaccatgaggtactgtatacgagtagtagtactattATGACTAAACCATTACACTGGTAATAGTTCTTTTGGTCCCTAGGAGGAGTAGTGGACGCAGGAAAGGACGTACTAGAGAAGAACAAGTCCATGCTCTCAGGGGAACTAAAGGAGCCACTAAAGGAGGCCCTAGAGAAGGTATTAGAtgtagtactggtggtaGTGAAGAAACTAGTGGTGGGGGTGACGAGTAAGAAGAATGTGAATGGGAAAAGGGAAGCTCAGGAGGCACTAACGAAGGCAATGAAAGGACTGGAGACGGCTAAGGGGGACCTAGAGAATGGGCTGAATGGGAAACTAGATGAGGCTAAGTTGAAACTAGAGAGTCTGTCAAAGAAAGATGGTAAAGGATTGCTAAAGGAAATGTGGGATGCAATTAGAGATGAGACAgagaaatcactatcaaattTCATTGAAGTGTCCATAGGGGAACTACAACTAGATCCTGGTAAGGATAGGGCCAGTGAGTTCATCCATAAGGTAACTGGAAGATTGCAGTAATGGTGACATACGGTTAGTATTACACTAGTATTAAAAGCAATGATACCAAGGTCATAAcgacactgatagaccagttggcccagggactacagaagtgggttgggtggcaggaagGGGGAAACTCATTCGGCCCCAATATTACTCAAAACGGAATTGCCAGGAAATGGGCTGCCGGGAAAGCAGGGGAAGAGTATCGTTCATCATATGATAATGACCTTGGTTCATTGTGTACATGGACCAATGTAGtcaatggcaccaaaggtAAGTTCTCAGCAGTATTCAATTATACTGACAGTGACTTATGATGTAACAGGTACTACTACTAATGACCCCTctaaggtccacctcctggcgcgtattttcctagggtcagtatgtctcatctggagtggattcagtcagttggggttcctaacggGTGGAATTGGGAAGGATAGGTGGGAGAAGGGTACACTGAGTAGTGAGAGTGATGGTCTCGgatcattcatggcggccatgggctatgacctggagaggttgaatcaggAAAAGGGACTAGGTGAATAGTGTAGATAAGATGGTATCCAGTGCATTAAAGGAGTTTAATAGTGTGATGCTAGTAATGGTAATGATGTGGCACTGCCCACCACTACCGTACCACcactccacatgactaccctcCAGAGTATTACCACCCGATAAACCACCTCTACACCACATTCCCTTTATTAAACCATACAAAAGCCTCCAATTCCCCACACCAGGTAAGAAGTGTCTACCATAAGAAGACCCTTCTAATGGTGTCTCTAGGTTACGGCACATGGAGTAAGCACATCACCACTACTGGGTACCaccctagtactaccatggaatcccagGGGTTCACATGTAAATCACTACTACTGACTACTACCTAATAGATTCCTAATAAACCATGGATACTATTACATGTGGTACACTAGTATTGGTACTGTTATGGCTCTACCTGTGTTGCCAGATATTGGGTTTCTTGTTGACTATCATAGGAAAGTATAGCACTCCATTACTACTACAGTTCTATTACTTACTATCCAGTACTACTGCATTACTACCTACAGTTACCACACTATCTACTCTATTGCTAGGAACATGTCTGTGGCAATGCAAAAATGCTGGGTACCTCGTGTCGCCAATGACCCGATATCATTGGGTGCTACTGGTGCTACTAGTAATACTACAGATAGTGGCAGTGGTAATGGAGTATATGGGTCTACAGGGATTTGATGGTATCGGAGGCTTTGGTGTCGAATGGACATATCCCATTTACGGTATAGCAGTGGTGATACTTGGTAtactaggtggtaccctATACTGCGGCTGGAAGTGTAACCTGTTTTGTAGACCATGCTGCAAGAGCCAATACATGTGCTATGGTAGTGCaatagtggtagtactggtgATTCTTATAGTATTAGCTGTAACAGCCTCCATTGTACGTTTCTTGGACAGCAGAGGATTCGTTGGTTACGAACAGCCTACTGATGGGCAGAACGAGATTCTGACTATTGGTTACTTTTGCTACATAATAATACCTATTACGCAGATTTACACCATTACAGTGTTATGGAATACAACTTTTAAACTACCCTATACGGTACTAGAAGTGGTTGCCCTACTAGCGTCGGCACTGGCAGTGGCCTCTTTATTGGCAGTAGTTGGAGGTACTCAGGATCACCAAGTTGCTATCGTATACTCCCTTTTAACACTTCATCTGGTGTCACTGGGAATTACCTGGTACTGCCTGCAATATAAAGAGGTATTCCACTGGCCCAAGCAGTACCTGTGTTTTGGGTTACTGGCAGCAGTGGTAATACTAGTAGCATTTGTACTGGTAGTGATACATATTGTGGACCCTAACGAACAGAAGGATGAAGCTGTGCAATACATCCTTCTGGGCTACTCAATGGTACTGATGGTACCTACAttgtggtatgcataccgatGTGGTCTATTGACATGGAAGTGGAATTCTTGTATCCCCAAGAAAAGCGGTCTCAAGGCTACTGACACTGCTGAAAACAAGGCAGCAGGCACTGATATCACAACAGAGTAGTACTGTCAGTGTTATCAGTACCACCTTGTTAGACTAGAGGGCCCAACTTTGGGTACCCCAATATTAACTGGCATAGTCACTCTAGATGCCTAGTTTATACTGTTATATTACATAGAGTAATACCTAGAAATTACATACTTTGTGCAATAAAACATTGAGTATCTGATACGGTAGTGTATTACTTTTCACTACAAGTCCATATCACTACCATATACAGAGTCtatacattgccactaaaTCACTATAATGGCACAGTACCGTAAACCTAGCATTGTACTATTACTCTACACTACTATACTATGGATATCCCAGGTGACCTATGATGTCACCGCAGTTGAGAATACCGCTGTTCAGGATACAGTATCTGGTAGTCCAGGGTCACATGAACAGATTGCTTCCAGTGACCTAGACAGGGCAGATGACCACATTCAGGATACTACATCAAGCACTGGTGACTCCCAAGGGTTCTACCAAAGATACAAGCAGTTTGTGGCCAAGCATAACAAGACATTGACTATTGTCTTTGGGGTACTGTTTGTCATTAGTTTGTTAGTGGCCATAGGATTATATGCTGGCTACAATCAGGAGAAGTATCTACCAATACCCATACTACTGGGTATTGTCGTGTTCGGGATTATACTGTACAAGTTATATGGACAGAAGATACTGGCCTTCTTTAGAGGCAAGAAGGCACCTGTAGTGAACAGTACTGTCGACACAACAGCCTGACTATGAATGCTACTACTATTCATTACAACTTTTAATACTAAGAGTACAATGTATGTTACATTccggtatatatatatatattgctgAGTGGCGGTAGTGTATATTCTGTATACTAGCGTTGCTAACGAGAGGATGTAATGTAGATCCTATAGATAGTACCCAATGGGCACAACCACCACGTCTCAATAGATTTGTGTTACTGTACACTAATGATATTACAGAGCACTCTAAAGGGAACgacatatatacatcccTCATATAGcacttgtatatataactcgATATCAGCAGGATTACAGCATAATCTCCCATGGACATTGAGACTTATATGGTCAATACATATATCGGTAGCATACAATAGCAATGTAGATATCACTATAGGGAAACTATTTTAGTGTCTAGCGGAGATTGTCATGCGGCCTGTTGCAGTATCGACATTTGAGATCCGTGTAATAATTCGCCCCCTTAGCAATACTTATGTATCGACAACTATTGTAGCAGTATACATTCCGAACTAACGCATGTACCATACCTGGGGCATAACAACAACCATAGATCCAACAGTTACTGTTCTCACTCCATACTGACTTTACCAACATGGTAGCCttcaacatgttatggaagTTCAGTCTGGTGGTGGCACTTGGGCTGTCTGCCACCGCCACTTCTACTGAGGTAGCCCAGGAGAAACCAAAGAAGGAATCGTTCGTAAGCAGATTCTTTGGTAAGAGTGAAGAGCCTGACACAAAACCTCAAGAGGTACTTGAAGCAGCAAAGACAGACAAGGGTAAAGGAGGTCTCCCCAACTACGATGTTGAATGGCTTCTGGAATCCAAACCGGAAAACAGAGCTGCCTTACTTAAGGCGATACCAAGCGATTTAGCCACGCATGTGCCAAAAGACTACAAAAAGCGAATGTGGTCAGGAATAGAAGAATATATGTATGTATTTTTCAAAATATATGCCACTGAATGGTATCTGCTACCTGAGCCAGAAAGTAGAGCTGCACTACGTTACGTGTTGCCAAGGGATTTGGCAGCAAAGGTTCCAGAggactgtaatgaaccaataaAAACCGACGTGGAGAAAGACATTAGGAGGTTATTCTCAGAGACTTTCCAAAAGGAGAGATTGACGCATGGATGGTCGTATCAAGGCAATTCGTAAATCACAAATGTTGGAACACCTTTGGTGAAAACGCAGTTATCATAATATCACAGTCTATAGACCACTCTACTAGATTACAGTAACACATATCCCCTATTGTGCCACAGTACCTACACATACTAACCACACTAACACTAGCATCAGTTGCGTCCATGGACATTAATGAGTACCGCAGCTCTAGCACTGTCCAGTGACATTTTAGATGCACTCCTATAGATGCCATATGGATATCTACTGTAGAGTTCAACACTGGTATGGAGTAACCATTAGTTTACGTCATTATAGGTCACTATCAATATTAGTCACGTTAGACCCATATACAAAGGATGCTATCGATTGACGCTACAAATGACATACTTTCCAATCGCAATACTAAGGGACACTACTAACAGAACTCACTACACTATAAACCATAGCTACTACGTAGTTCGGAGATACTCCGTGGTATTAATGTAGCAAATTTATTCAAATACACTAGATAGAGCTATAACACTAAGATGATTCACTATTCAAGGTTATCTAGGTTAATACTTTATTGGATAGACAACGGACAGACCTAACCAGTGTATGATGTAACACAGACTGCTGTACAGATTCCATGTAAAGGTATGCTGTAATATCACTGGCgatggtatatacagtgtatGATGCTATGTTAGCTATGGGATATAATGCCATGTTACATATGTACTTTTAGATTGATTCCTTCTAATGGAACCACATCTGTATAATCTATTTAGCATGATTCCTGGATCAAATCACTGCATTCTCGCTGATGTGTATGCAGTTTAAGCAGTGCTGAGTAGTACTAATGTAGTAAAATACAATACTAGTAGATTAGTACTACATCAGTACCCCGTATTATTGAATAGATTACTATTCCATGTCATTCCCGGGGTGTATGGGGAATACAGGCGCACTGACTCCATGTGTATATCCTGGGATTCTATTGCCAATATCTAGCCAAGATGCCAGGCATTAAGGCTGGTATAGGCCCTTACTCTGATGAGGCTGCCCCTAAGGTGGCTAATCAGGTAAGGTACCTTATGCCAATCGTTAGGCTACTGTTCATCTTGGTAGCAATCCTAGGCTTCGGCTTCTGTATGGCAATGTTGCTGATGGCTACTGTAGAAGCCATAGAGATACAGGCCCTGAAGACAGGAGAGTACAAGCTCAAAAACGCTGACATGACGGCCCTGAGCATAGCTATTTGCCTGAGTCATCTAGCGCTACACTTTTTAGGCTACCAATGCAGGTTCATGAAGCTACACTGGACTTCCTGGGACAGTGGGCTGTTCATACTAGGCTTTGCGGTAGTCATCTCGGCGTTCTTTGCAGTGTTTATCGTGGTGATGCCAGATGATGGGATAAAGATAACAGAGGACACTAACAAAAAAAGCTATCGTGCCTATGGAGCAATGGGATTCACTGCCCTTGAGTTACTGGCAATGTTTGGTTTCATTATATGTGCTATGAAGACACATTGCTTCGGTGGCTGCATGACACTTAACAAGAAAGTGTTCTATACATTTGCttttatatacatgctAGTATTTGCCGCCCATGCGTATACACTATATGAGTTAAAGGAAAAGAATGGTGAATACGGAAAAGATAATAAAACCTGGCATCACCATAGGTTCATGGCAGCGGCTAACTACATCTTCGTGATTGGACTGTGTATCAGTGCATACCAGGTAAACTTATGTTGTATGTCGTTTACTAAATGCGATGCTGTCTTCATATTCCTGACTGGCACTGTCGTAGGCATACTGATAACAGTATGTCTCTCAATGTTCCCAGAGATTAACACCCAGCAATGGACCCTCGTAGGCCTTATCGGTATGCTCTATATACTTACGGTTGCACTGTTTTTGTACATACACGCCAAGAGGCCGCTGTGCAAGTACTATAATCCAGATGTGATAACTTTCGGGATATTCACGTTACTGTTTGTGTTATTGGTATCCACCTTGATAGCCCTGGGGGCGGTGCATCATGGTCATATAAAAGCAATCGCATTCGAGCTTAAAAGCATTGCCCCAATAGCCATATTCGTGTACGGCTTCGTGGTATTTGTGATGATGTTAGTGTTCGGTTTCAAGGGCAATGCCATCAAGGTTATCAAGGGGCTCATCAAGCAGACGCGTGACGAACGACTCGTTAAGAACGCCCATGAGCTAGATATAGGACCACTGTACGACCCAGGAGTTGAAACACCGGGTAGTGAATGTAACCTTCGTGGACCGGAGTCATCAGGAGGTGTCTTCCGCGATTCGTGGTTACACCCAGCAATGTAG
This is a stretch of genomic DNA from Babesia bovis T2Bo chromosome 1, whole genome shotgun sequence. It encodes these proteins:
- a CDS encoding variant erythrocyte surface antigen-1 beta subunit, whose translation is MSQNTWTPYNSLTQAPTNLKEAIDWVLRVTGRDGKKNVKPAAPKAPANSEYGPHCLCFLAKAVKDLLYDARSPESPGPSPKRNWDDILLTEEQSIVHPVLTDLGLLSGGSTGAARDTCAGGTEVIKALIDQLAEGLQKWVGWQEEDQDGCCLKGTDGIGKKCTCSGGGGTCCSAGGSGTTCHECSQCGTSDSAATKCYQSAYKKEKALWTDLVNGTPGGGGSGSAGSASTVNTVQAAQDVHLLARIFLGSVCLIWSGLSHLGFLTGNGSGAETRWSQGELSKEATNLGSFMAAMGYDLERLNQGSGGKYCLGYSY
- a CDS encoding variant erythrocyte surface antigen-1 alpha subunit, with protein sequence MAASSAFTPKASLTKAPTNLKEAIDWVLRVTGRDGKSLDEKNGECICGLAAAVTDLLQSVELEYNGYQGDTNGAEKNKGANAETVKGHLNGLFSLVQGLGGTAVVRTYIDQLAQVLSALVGWSRIKECSSGMCGGKPHSGGGTDCEYLEDVQKNTPCDKCGCMKWVVTHPDREGTPLGRRCTRCSGDKKECKCDIGGDASCSADQECQCAKAGKCCKCCCKEKCGNCKKECSCDKGSSHVSDEYNKDSYMSAYPSRTVFTRQSFIHSERIDAKTRWNNVTSSPNRHHCARILLGSVCLIWSGLTYMYWTGKWAETSPRWNNHILDGSGLDDGTLSQWLQALGFPQAMLNNHGPGNRLDEVINSDFVQKFFMGYADTSNNSGSHGQDKDDNTFRNPAGLNIGGFIHAINKGAFGKTSNVFPKNGSSSSSTGTVPDQNKIGAIFKLYILSCAYFTGLQKKTPPKADNRNPKTIREILYWLSALPYSQAYPEILKHGKSALEKVSPKDKKLSFHQEGRWAPITVDEFNLFAHFQAVTQYCPLVLIGIQGGLHSTDTTTPAIHSLYANTECHFTYPTVSIQAYNQVVHYIRALFYQLYFLRKQCAVKVTCGGKWRECRYGQGVVSKGVISWMCLGCNPMEHDRKCRVDKVKGELKIVPKGKDPKDLPGALKEVLEKIGEVVVQLGNAQEALEEKKTEGIKGVIRTLGAAKGAVDTARTELEAAVKKVGLEDKLKEAKDALNKLTSGGGGILEKLLNEGLGKAEKDGKEVDPGKNAVSAAIHDIRKVVDALKKGVEALKSKEVEDAKFAIGDIVGSGVADTELENILQQGLSHEYTTLLQAIKKLISICNTAKCSACKDHANKCGQQGEKKTCDKCHQQYMDGFPSPLQAFLEDRLPGFSCQEVVNDEKEDPNYPPAASHLGHCGGSGQCCPLPMGFRGHFHKGSISDMTGHHHHLDSL
- a CDS encoding variant erythrocyte surface antigen-1 beta subunit, with the translated sequence MLSGELKEPLKEALEKVLDVVLVVVKKLVVGVTSKKNVNGKREAQEALTKAMKGLETAKGDLENGLNGKLDEAKLKLESLSKKDGKGLLKEMWDAIRDETEKSLSNFIEVSIGELQLDPGKDRASEFIHKYYTSIKSNDTKVITTLIDQLAQGLQKWVGWQEGGNSFGPNITQNGIARKWAAGKAGEEYRSSYDNDLGSLCTWTNVVNGTKGTTTNDPSKVHLLARIFLGSVCLIWSGFSQLGFLTGGIGKDRWEKGTLSSESDGLGSFMAAMGYDLERLNQEKGLGE
- a CDS encoding putative integral membrane protein, with the protein product MDTITCGTLVLVLLWLYLCCQILGFLLTIIGKYSTPLLLQFYYLLSSTTALLPTVTTLSTLLLGTCLWQCKNAGYLVSPMTRYHWVLLVLLVILQIVAVVMEYMGLQGFDGIGGFGVEWTYPIYGIAVVILGILGGTLYCGWKCNLFCRPCCKSQYMCYGSAIVVVLVILIVLAVTASIVRFLDSRGFVGYEQPTDGQNEILTIGYFCYIIIPITQIYTITVLWNTTFKLPYTVLEVVALLASALAVASLLAVVGGTQDHQVAIVYSLLTLHLVSLGITWYCLQYKEVFHWPKQYLCFGLLAAVVILVAFVLVVIHIVDPNEQKDEAVQYILLGYSMVLMVPTLWYAYRCGLLTWKWNSCIPKKSGLKATDTAENKAAGTDITTE